Proteins encoded within one genomic window of Nostoc sp. UHCC 0870:
- a CDS encoding ParA family protein, with protein sequence MSKTHIIALFNQSGGVGKTSLTMNLGYHLAQKKKKRVLLIDMDPQASLTTFMGLEPENITKTVYEAVVGEEPLPIYSEPIHGMGLVPANINLSAAELELVAALMREMRLKNAIAPVLAQYDYILIDCPPSLGILSVISLVAATHVLVPIQCQFKSFQGTDLLLRTVATLRKGANKTLAIAGFIPTMYDARTAQESRTMKAITEQLSPVATVYEPIPKSIAFADASEARLPLAVYNPKHPAVAVLKKIALNLEKLQ encoded by the coding sequence GTGAGCAAAACCCATATTATTGCGCTATTTAATCAATCAGGCGGAGTAGGAAAGACAAGTTTAACTATGAACTTGGGTTATCACCTTGCTCAAAAAAAGAAAAAGCGTGTTCTTTTAATAGACATGGACCCTCAAGCCTCACTTACGACATTTATGGGGCTAGAACCGGAAAATATCACTAAAACTGTCTACGAAGCAGTGGTGGGGGAAGAACCATTACCAATATACTCTGAACCTATTCACGGCATGGGTTTAGTGCCAGCCAATATCAACTTAAGTGCCGCAGAACTAGAACTAGTTGCCGCCTTGATGCGGGAAATGCGCTTAAAAAATGCGATCGCACCCGTACTCGCTCAATACGACTACATTTTGATTGACTGTCCCCCATCACTGGGTATCCTCAGTGTTATTAGCTTAGTAGCAGCTACTCATGTTTTAGTCCCAATTCAGTGCCAGTTTAAATCCTTTCAAGGAACTGATTTACTATTAAGAACCGTAGCTACACTCCGAAAAGGTGCTAATAAAACACTCGCCATTGCTGGCTTCATCCCCACAATGTATGATGCACGTACTGCTCAAGAAAGCAGAACCATGAAAGCTATCACAGAACAACTTTCACCTGTGGCAACAGTTTACGAACCCATTCCTAAATCTATTGCCTTTGCTGATGCAAGTGAGGCACGTTTACCTTTAGCAGTATATAATCCCAAACATCCTGCCGTCGCTGTACTAAAAAAAATCGCCCTCAATTTAGAAAAACTACAGTGA